GATGGTTGTGTACCTCCTGAACCGGTCGTCGTGCAAGGCCATCGAGGGAAGGATGCCGTACGAGCTGTGGACCGAGAGCACGCCGGTGGTGCACCACCTCCACACGTTCGGGTGTGTCGCTCACGTCAAAGTGACCACGCCAAACCAGAAGAAGCTAGACGACCACAGCTGGCGCATGATCTTCGTCGGGTATGAGCCCGGCTCCAAGGCATATCGCGTCTACGATCTGACGACCCAACGTGTCCACATCAGCCGCGACATCATCTTCGACGAAGCGGCAAAGTGGCGTGGTCCACTGAGCACGACGTCGACCCCGGCGACTTCGTCATCGAGGAGACCGAGCCCCTGGAGCCCGCGGTGATCACCACCACAAGTGCAGCAACGACGCGCGCTCCAGCTGCGGACTCGGCACCAGGCTCAGCTTCACCTGCTCCATCAGTAGCGTCACCGCCACCAGCCGTGGACCCGTCCACGGTGACCCCTACAGCCAGCGGCTCTACGTCCGCCACATCGAGCCCGGCGCCACACCAGAACATCGAGTTCGCGTCACCGCCGGGAACTAGAGCTAGCGAACAGCTGGAAGCCGACCACGACGACGATGCACCTCTCTGGTTCTAGCGAGTCGACAACGTGATCGGGCCAGCCTCACCACCAGGGCTTGCTGACCGGGAGCTGGAGGAGCGCCTGCTGCTTGCAAGCGACGCCGAGCCAACCTTGCTCGAGGAGGCACTACGCCATGAGTGCTGGCGCCATGCTATGCTGGATGAGATGACCTCCATCGAAGCGAGTGGCATGTGGGAGTTGGTCGAGCCACCGCCCCGCACCCGGCCAATAGGCCTCAAGTGGGTCTACAAGGCCAAGTAGGATGCATCCGGGGTCATCACCAAGCACAAGGCCCGGCTGGTCGCCAAGGGCTATGTTCAGCGCAAAGGGATCGATTTCGATGAAGTCTTCGCTCCCGTGGCGCGCCTAGAGTCTGTGCGGCTGTTGCTCGCGCACGCCGCGTGTGAAGGCTGGGTTgtccatcacatggacgtcaagtctgcGTTCCTGAATGGTGTGCTGCAAGAAGAAGTCTACATCGAGCAGCCCCCCCGGCTTCATCCTTCGGGGCCATGAGCACAAGGTGCTCCACGTCGTCAAGGCACTTTACGAGCTTCGACAAGCCCCATGAGCCTGGTACACCAAACTCGACGAGTCCCTGATCAGGCTCGAGTTCCAGAGGAGTACCTCCGAGCACGCCATCTACCTCCGTGGTGCTGGGGACCGTCGCCTCGTGGTGGGTGTGTACGTCGATGATCTTATCATCACCGGCGGCAATCAAGTTGACATCGACACATTCAAGTCAGAGATGCACTCCACCTTCAAGATGAGCGACTTGGGGCTGCTCCACTACTACCTTGGTCTGGAGGTGTCACAGACCGAAGCTGGGATCACCGTCAGCCAAAGCGCATATGCAGCCAAGATTCCGGAGAACGCGGGGCTGGCTAGATGCAACTCGAGTCACATTCCAATGGAGCCTCGACTAAAGCTAAGTAAGTTGAGTTCTGCTCCTGCAGTTGATCCAACATAGTACCGCAGCATCGTGGGTTCCCTGCGCTATCTGGTGAATTCAAGACCAGACCTGGCGTACTCGGTGGGCTACATCAGCAGGTTCATGGAGAACCCCACCACCGAGCACTTGGCAGCTGTGAAAAGGGTGTTGCGGTATGTTGCTGGTACCCTGCACTATGGCTGCCACTacaaaaggaagaaggaggctCAGCTCGCTGGCTACAGCGACAGTGATCTAGCTGGCGACGTCGACACACGCAAGAGCACCACcgacgtcctcttcttccttggcAGCAACATCATCACCTGGCAATCCCAAAAGCAGAGGGTTGTGGCACTGTCCTCGTGTGAAGCGGAGTACATTGCTGTAGCTACTGCAGCCTGCCAAGGTGTATGGTTGGCGCATCTTCTTGCAGAGCTCAAAGGGGAGAAGACCAGCGCCATCTCATTGAAGATGGACAACCAGTCCGCCATCGCGCTCAGCCAGAATCCTGTCTTCCATGACCGCAGTAAGCATATTGATGTCAGATTCCATTACATATGTGAGTGTGTTGAGGAGAACAGGGTTCAACTTCAGTCCATCGGGACCTTGGAGCAGCTGGCGGACATACTGACCAAAACCTTGGGTCGTGAGAAGTTCTGCAACTTACGTTCCAGAGTTCATAATATACAGCATATACACAAGGATTAGGAGGAGATTTGTTAGATACTCCTTGTGTGCTAAGTTTAGATAAGTTTGCACTAGTTTGCACTGCATGTTTGCTTTCAGTTCATATGCACGCGCGCAGGCTCCAGGCTGTGGATGCTGCGTGCAAGTCGGAGGTCATGGCGTGAGAGCTGCTCAGCCACGAGTCTGGGCATGCAGTCATGGATGACGACGCGGTGCGTGGGGATGGACGCGCAAACTTCTCGCGTTGTGCGCGCTATGATTTGCATGACTCTGTTGTAATGTTTAGAATCAGAAAAGCTGCGCTTTCAGGCAGCACCAAAATTCACCGTGTTCCAGTTCTTTGTGTGCGTTGAGTTCTTGTCTTCCTATGTTCACCTCCGGCTTCTTGTCCTCGCCGTCGGCGTTCACCGCCGTCTGTTTCCAACAGAGCCCAAGAAGGCACCGAAGCTGGACACCGACTTCACCTGTCCTGCAACCACCCGGGCGCCGTTCAGTGCGACACCTTCCTCAAGGAACGCCGATAACCATAAAACCGAGCAtgctatatacatatatgtgcTTCTAAATTATATATACACTTCTACTACTCTAATCCATCCAAATAAAAATGCAATTATCACATTTTGATAAGTCAAACAGTTTAaattttgaccaaaattatataaaaaagatACTAACACCCATGAGaacaaaataaatatcattagattagttatataatatattttcataataaatttatttggagacataaatgctaatattatttactataaatttagtcaaacttaagccAGTTTGATCGGCATGATtctcataattgcattctttcctAGGAAGATGGAGTACTTCTTAATTAAAAGTGGGTATAATGCTATTTGTCACCACGTAGACCATATAAACATACATACATTAAGataaatattattttaatactttaTCAATAGTATAACAAATCACGTACTAATCACACTAATGAttaacatatatataataatactcCATGGTAATATACTGGTAATTACTATATATAATCACTAGTACTAGATACATTATCCCAGGTGGTAAAAACCAGTTTTCCTAGGCGGACAGCCTGTCCGTCCCGGTGCAAATGCATGTGTTAATCATAGtcaggtcttgtttagttccaaaaagttttctcaaaaagtgttacagtagccatcacatcgaatcttacgatacgtgcatggagtattaaatgtagacgaaaaaaaactaattgcacagtttggttggaaatcgcgagacgaacgttttgagcctaattagtccatgattgaatactaattgccaaataaaaacgaaagtgctacagtagccaaattcccaaatttcacccaactaaacccGGCCTTAACACAGGCAGTCCTATTGTCCGTCTGTGTTAATTACAGTTAACACAGGCGGTCCTATTGATCACCTGTGTAAAtcaataaaaaaaccaaaaaaagccGGCTGAGCCAGGCGACTAGACTGAGCCCGCTGTCGAGCCCATCACCTAGCCTGCCAGTGGCGGAGCCACATGGTATAtttgtaaaaagaaaaaaagaaaacatatcTGGATCGCATCACGCCATCACGGGAGGACGGGAGGCCCATGTGACACGGCCCACGCGGCAATACGCAACTCCAGACGTTCCAGGCACACGATGTTTCCGATTCCTATAATTAATCTAATCTCGACCGGAGGACGGAGGACACGCACGCCGCATGCCTAACGCACAGACGCCCTCCGCCCTAGATGCTAGATTGGATCGGAGGCTCATCTCATCTGTAGTCTGCATGTCCACAGTAGTAAGGCTTACCGTCTTGATTCGCTATTTCATTTAGGTTACCGTCTTGATTCGCTATTTCATTTAGGAAAAAATTAATCTTTGCTCTTGGGTTTCTTCTACTCTTCATCTTTCTACAAAAAATTATTGTTTATTTTCATAACTATTTGCTAACATCAGAAATACTGAATTGTTTAATTATTTGGCATTGTTTATCAGTATTCACTGCCCACCGCGCCGCTGCTGCCCATCATGCCGTTGTGGTTGCTGTGTGGCTCGCCCCAGCCTGCGCAACAGCTGCCAAATTTGCGATCGCCGTGGCTCGGCTCAGCCCACAACGCCTCCGCCAAGGGGGAGCTCGCCGCAGCGGCCCCTGCGCAACTACCGCTGGAGGAGGTCGCCGCAACCCCCGCGCGTAACTATCAtcatggatctatgagggaggAAGGTGAGGAATGGATTTGCCCTTGAtttgagagaggagagaggatgaGGCGGACCTGCACTGCGGGGCGCGTGGCTATCCATGCCACCGGGCCCTCCGCTGTCATGTGAGGGAGAGGCGCAtaagggagagaagagagagcgagagCCGACAGAGGCGCATGTGAGGGCGAGAGGTGATGGGTTTGGGAGAGAGACTAGGCTAGGGTTTCATTTGGCTTTTATATGTGACCTGATTTTCGAGCTGAGATGGACTTTTCTCATCGCTAGTGGGCTCAGTCACAATAACACAGGCGGCCCCCTTAGGAGGTCCGACTCTGAAAATTGTCTCTGTTTTCGGAGGCGGATCTCTTGAGtggcccgcctccgtaaatcaattTTAGGAGGTAGGCATTTTGTGACCGTATCTGTAAATTCATTTTAGAAGGCTGGCAATTTTTTACTGCCTACGTAATAAAACGTCTATCTCTAAAAATCCTCGTGTATTTTAGAAGACAGTTGGATTTTGTGACTGCTTCCGTTAATGATTGAGCAGTGTCTCATGAaatcatttatgtagtagtgaaTTGTATGCATTtttaaaacatgacatgtcaataCTGGTAATTTAATGTTAATCGCGATATTTTTTATTTTGACAATACTACCACATATATAGTTTTTAAATATTGTAAATTCAATATCTTCAGTTGATTCATGTATGTTAAATTAAACGTTTATGCCATTCTAATAACTAATACTATAGTATAGGACTTAGACGAAGATTTTTAGTAAAATacaaaagaaaaaataattaaaatataCAATAAGCACGAGAGTTTCAATCAACTAATAATAAGATTAAAAGTTGAAATCTAAAATATGTATTCATGATGTCATAGAAAGTGGTGCAACAAAATTGGCTAGAACTTAAGCTTATGTTTTAACTAGATACATACTAAAGATTCATAGGGGTGC
The nucleotide sequence above comes from Miscanthus floridulus cultivar M001 chromosome 18, ASM1932011v1, whole genome shotgun sequence. Encoded proteins:
- the LOC136524103 gene encoding uncharacterized protein, with translation MLKAKSLPGVFWGEAVVMVVYLLNRSSCKAIEGRMPYELWTESTPVVHHLHTFGCVAHVKVTTPNQKKLDDHSWRMIFVGYEPGSKPRHHLRRSGKVAWSTEHDVDPGDFVIEETEPLEPAVITTTSAATTRAPAADSAPGSASPAPSVASPPPAVDPSTVTPTASGSTSATSSPAPHQNIEFASPPGTRASEQLEADHDDDAPLWLEFQRSTSEHAIYLRGAGDRRLVVGVYVDDLIITGGNQVDIDTFKSEMHSTFKMSDLGLLHYYLGLEVSQTEAGITVSQSAYAAKIPENAGLYRSIVGSLRYLVNSRPDLAYSVGYISRFMENPTTEHLAAVKRVLRYVAGTLHYGCHYKRKKEAQLAGYSDSDLAGDVDTRKSTTDVLFFLGSNIITWQSQKQRVVALSSCEAEYIAVATAACQGVWLAHLLAELKGEKTSAISLKMDNQSAIALSQNPVFHDRSKHIDVRFHYICECVEENRVQLQSIGTLEQLADILTKTLGREKFCNLLHMHARRLQAVDAACKSEAAPKFTVFQFFVCVEFLSSYVHLRLLVLAVGVHRRLFPTEPKKAPKLDTDFTCPATTRAPFIFTAHRAAAAHHAVVVAVWLAPACATAAKFAIAVARLSPQRLRQGGARRSGPCATTAGGGRRNPRA